In Streptomyces sp. 840.1, the DNA window CATCAGGACCCCGAAGCCGCGTTACCTCGTCGGGCGCACCGGCGCCGTCGATGTCACGGTCGAGTTGCCCACCGGCTCGGGCGTCGAGCTCACCGGTGCCTGGCTCCAGGTGCTCGGCGAGGGACGGCTCGGCGAGGTCCGCGTGAAGACCTCGTCCGGTGACGTCCGCCTGGACACGACCGGCCCGCTCCGGCTGACCGCTTCGCACGGCTCGATCACCGTCGACCGGATCGAGGGCACGGCCGAGATCACCACCAGCTCCGGCAGCCTGCGCGTCGGCCTCATCGACGGGCCCGGCGTCCTGAAGAACTCGCACGGCACCACGACCGTCGGCGCCGCGACCGGCGACCTGCGGGTGAAGGCCGCCCATGGCGACGTCGACATCGCCCGCGCCGAGGCCTCCGTCGCCGCCACCACCGCCCATGGCACCCTGCGTGTCGCTGATGTCGCCCGGGGCACCGTGCATCTGGAGACCTCCTACGGCGCCATCGAGGTCGGCATCCGTGAGGGCACGGCCGCCTGGCTCGACGCCAGTTCCGGATCCGGGCAGGTGCGTAACACGCTCACCTCGTCCGAGACGCCGGGGAAGGCCGAGGACACCGTCGAGGTTCGCGCCCGGACCCGCAACGGCAACATCGACGTGCTCCGCGCCAAGGCCTGAGCGTCAGGCCCGCAGGCCTTCCACCCACTCCCCCTCCCCCGCTTCTCCACCCTTTCGACTCGCCGGTCACCTCACTCCTCCAAGGGAGAGCTCCATGCCTTCATCTGTCATGCCCACATCCAAACGCCGTCTCGGCGAGGACCGGCCCCCCGCCATTGAGGCGCGTGGGTTGTGCAAGTCGTACGGGGACAAGGTGGTCCTGGACGGGATCGATCTGGTGGTTCCGGCGGGTACGGTCTTCGCGTTGCTGGGCCCGAACGGTGCGGGCAAGACCACCGCGGTGAAGATCCTCTCCACGCTGGTCTCGGCGGGTCCGGGCTCGGGGGAGATCCGGGTCGCCGGGCACGACCTGGCCACCGACCGGCAGGCCGTACGCGCCGCGATCGGGGTCACCGGTCAGTTCTCCGCGGTCGACGGCCTGATCACCGGCGAGGAGAACATGCTCCTGATGGCCGACCTCCACCACCTCTCCCGCGCCGAGGGCCGGCGCACCGCCGCCGAGCTCCTTCAACGCTTCGATCTCACGGATGCGGCGAAGAAGCCCGCCTCGACCTACTCAGGCGGCATGAAGCGCCGTCTCGACATCGCGATGACCCTGGTCGGGAACCCGCGGATCATCTTCCTCGACGAGCCCACCACCGGCCTGGACCCCCGCAGCCGCCACAACATGTGGCAGATCATCCGCGAGCTCCTGGCCGACGGCGTCACCGTCTTCCTCACCACCCAGTACCTCGAGGAGGCCGACGAACTCGCCGACCGCATCGCGGTACTGAACAACGGCACGATCGCCGCCCTGGGCACCGCCAAGGAACTCAAGCGCCTCATCCCCGGCGGCCACGTACGCCTGCGCTTCACCGACCCCACCGCCTACCGCCACGCCACCACCGCCCTGCCCGACACCACCCACGACGACGAGGCACTCTCCCTGCAGATCCCCAGCGACGGCAGCCAGCAGGAACTGCGCACCATCCTGGACCGCCTGGACGCCGCCGATATCCACGCCGACGAACTGACCGTCCACACCCCCGACCTCGACGACGTGTTCTTCGCCCTCACCACCACCCCCAACACCCCAACACCCCCAACACCCCCAACACCCCGGACATCCCCGGCCAGCCGAAGGAGACCGCACGATGAGCACCCTGCCCCTCGCCGCACGCGACTGCACCACCATGCTCCGCCGCAACCTCCTGCACGCCCGCCGCTACCCCTCCCTCACCCTCAACCTCCTGCTCACCCCCGTCATGCTCCTGCTCCTCTTCGTCTACATCTTCGGCGGCGTCATGAGCGCCGGCATCGGCGGCGGGGGCGGCGACCGCTCCCAGTACATCGCCTACATCGTCCCCGGCATCCTCCTCATGACCGTCGGCAGCACCGTCGTGGGAACCGCCGTGTCCGTCTCCACCGACATGACCGAGGGAATCATCGCCCGCTTCCGGACCATGGCCATCCACCGCGGCTCCGTCCTGGTCGGACACGTCGTCGGGAGCGTCCTGCAAGCGGTCATGAGCGTCATCCTGGTCGGCGCCGTCGGCGTCGCCATCGGCTTCCGCTCCACCGACGCCACCCCCCTGGAATGGCTCGCCGCCCTCGGCCTCCTCGTCCTCTTCGCCACCGCACTCACCTGGATCGCCGTCGGCATGGGCCTCATCAGCCCCAACGCCGAAGCAGCCGGCAACAACGCCATGCCCATGATCCTGCTCCCCCTGCTCTCCAGCGCCTTCATCCCCCTGGACACCATGCCCGCCTGGTTCCGCCCCATCGCCGAGTACCAGCCCTTCACCCCCGCCATCGAAACCCTGCGCGGACTCCTCCTCGGCACCGAAATCGGCAACAACGGCTGGCTCACCATCGCCTGGTCCCTCGCCCTCATCGCACTCGGCTACCGCTGGTCGACCACCACCTTCAACCGCGACCCGAAGTAACCCCGGCCCAAAGCGACCGGCGACCGGCGACCGAGAGCGGCAAGCAGCAGGGCGCATAATAATTTTGCAGGCCCTGCATTTTTGCCTACTATGCAAGATGTGCCGACCAAGAACCCCTCCGCATCCGGGCCGCCGGAGCGCAGGAAGCCGTCCTCGCCAGGGCTTCGGGAGCGCAAGAAGCGTGCGACCCGCAACGCCCTCGCGGAAGCCGCCGTCCGCCTGGCAGCCGTGCACGGCGTGGAGAACGTCACGGTCGAGGCCATCAGTGAGGCCGCCGGAGTCTCGCCCCGGACGTTCTTCAACTACTTCCCCAGCCACGACGACGCCTTCGTGCTGATAGACGAGGAAGTGGGCGAGCGGGTACGGGAGTCCGTGCGCCTCGCCCCGGCCGACCGTCCGCCACTCGACGTGATCCGCGACGCCCTCACCGACGAACTCGACGGGTTCGAACAGCGCAAGGAGTTCTGGGCGCTGCAGGCCAAGGTCTTCCAGCGCTCCCCCCACCTCATCCAACGCGGCCTCCAGGCCCAGGTGGCGGACCAACGGGCCCTCGCCGCCGCGATCGCCGACTGGCTCGCCGCCGGGGCGCCCGCCACGGACGTGACTTCGGGGGACACAGGGGCGCCGTCCCGCACCGCGGGCGACAGCCTCTTCCCCCAACTGCTCGCCGCTATCGCCCAGACCGCTGTCCGGGTCGCCATCGAGCACTGGTGCGACCACCCCGGAGAAGTGCAGCTCGCGGCCACCTTCCAGGAGGTGTTCGCCCAGCTCGCCCAAGGCCTGCCACGGCCGCCCGGGTAGCCCCGGTTCTGCGGCCCCACCGCTTCCTGCGGGCCCGGCCGCCCCCGTGCCGCCCGCCTCCTCACCGCCGACCTCTGTTCTGCCCCAGCACCGAAGAAGGACTCCGTGACCACAATCGAGGCGCCCGAAGAGGCGCCTTCCTCCATGTCCAACCGGCAGATACTCCAGGCGATGTCCGGCCTGATGGCCGGCATGTTCGTCGCCATCCTCGCCGGTACCGTCGTCGCCAACGCGCTGCCGCGCATCATCGCCGACCTCGGCGCCAGCCAGTCCGCGTACACCTGGGTCGTGACGTCCGAACTCCTCGCGATGACGGCGACCGTGCCGCTCTGGGGCAAGCTCGCGGACCTGTTCAACCAGAAGCTGCTGCTCCAGCTCTCGCTCGGCCTGTTCGTCGTCGGGTCCCTGGTGGCGGGCTTCTCGCAGGACGTCAACACACTGATCGTCAGCCGGGTCATCCAGGGCATCGGCGCCGGTGGCCTCACCGCGCTCGCCCAGATCGTGATGGCCGCGATCATCCCGCCGCGCAGGCTCGGCAAGTACGCGGGGATCTTCGGCGCGGTCTTCGCCGTCGGCACGGTCGCCGGTCCGCTCATCGGGGGCGTCCTCGTGGACACCTCGTGGCTCGGCTGGCGTTGGTGCTTCTTCGTCGGTGTGCCGTTCGCACTGGCCGGAATCCTGCTGCTCCAGCGCACCCTGAAGCTGCCGACCGTACGCCGGCAGGTCAGGATCGACTGGCTGGGCGCCTTCCTGATCGTCGCGGGTGTCTGCGCGCTGCTGATCTGGACCTCACTCGCCGGCAACAACTTCGACTGGGCCTCCTGGCAGACCGCCGCCCTCGTGCTGACCGGCGTGGTCCTGCTGACCGCCGCGGTCTTCGTCGAGTCGCGGGCGGCCGAGCCGATCATCCCGCTGGACATCTTCCGCAACCGCACGGTCACGCTGACCACCCTGGGCAGCTTCTTCGTCGGCATCGCGATGTTCGCGGGAACCGTCTTCCTCTCGCAGTACTTCCAGATCTCCCTGGGCAAGTCGCCGACCGTCGCGGGCCTCATGAGCCTCCCGCTGATCGGTGGTCTGCTGGTGTCCTCGACCGTCGCCGGGCAGATCATCGCCGCGACCGGCAAGTGGAAGCGGTACCTCGTCGCCGGTGCCGTGATCATGACGGCCGGGCTCGGCATGCTGTCGACCATCGACGCCGACACCCACTTCGGACTGCTCAGCGTCTACATGGCGTTCATGGGCATCGGCGTCGGCATGCTGATGCAGAACCTGGTACTCGCCGCCCAGAACGACGTACCCGCGCACGAACTGGGCGCGGCCACCTCCGTACTGTCCTTCTTCCGCAGCCTCGGCGGCACCATCGGGACCAGCGTGCTCGGCGCGGTGCTCGCCAACCGGGTCGCGAGCGAGATGAGCAAGGGCCTCGCGGAGAACGGCATCCCGGCACCGTCCGGCGGCCACGGCAGCGCCGTGCCCGACATGACCACGCTGCCCGAGCCGATGAAGAACATCGTCGAGCACGCCTACGGAGTCGCCACCGGCGATCTCTTCCTGATCGCCACGCCCTTCGCGTTCCTCGGCCTGCTGGCGGTGCTCTTCGTCAGGGAGAAGCCCCTCAAGACGACCAGCGGCATGGAGCGCCTCGCGGCCGAGGCAGCCCCCGACTCCGAGGTCCCTGCGGAGCGGCCGCTGCTCGACAAGGCTCCCGCCGCCCGGCAGGGGGAGGCCGGGTCGCCCGAAACGACCAGGCACTGAGGACACGCACCGTGTCAGGATGCACGGCATGTCTGACCGTGCACTGAGCTTCGGAGCAATAGCGCAGGCGTACGAGCGGTTCCGGCCGGGATATCCCGTCGAGCTGTTCGACGTGGTGACGGGTTACGCCGGCCGGCCGGTGACCACCGCGCTCGAGATCGGCGCCGGGACGGGCAAGGCGACCCGCCTGCTCGCCCGGCGCGGGGTCTCGGTCACGGCGACCGATCCCGACGCGGCCATGCTCGCCGAACTGCGCAAGCATGTGCCGCCGGGCGTCAGGACGGTATGCGCCGCCTTCGAGGACCTCCGGCCGGGCGAGAGCCACGGACTGGTCTACGCGGCGGCGGCGCTGCACTGGACGAACCCGGCGGGCCGGTGGTCCCGCGTGGCCGGACTGCTGGAGCCGGGTGGCGTCTTCGCCTCCTTCGCCGGGCCGATGGGACTGGTCGACCCGGCCGTGGAGGAGGCTGTCCGCGCGGCACGGGCGCCCTTCCTGGAAAGCGACGATGTCCCCTCCCCGGACGGGACTGCGGCCGGGCACCCCATGCAGTGGCCGGGTACCGAACTCCAGCGGTCCGAGTGGTTCACCGGAGTCCGGCAGTCGGTGATCGAACGGAACCTGACGATGAGCGCGGGCGACTACGTCGGTTATCTCTCGACCGTCTCGGCCTACCTGATGCTGCCGCAGCCGCAGCAGGCGCGGGTTCTCGGTCAGATCCTGCGGGTGCTGCCCGGGACGGTCGAGATCGCCGCGGACATCGTCGTCCATCTCGCCCGTCGGCGGGACGAGCGGTAGCGCCGCAGCCCTCGCGTCCGCGTTCCGCCGCCCCGCGCGCGACAGGCGGCTACTCGCCGGTCCGGACCCCCTCGGCGTTCACCCGCACCCCGTTCACGGTGAGCGTCCCGTCGTGGTGTGCGGTGACCTTCGCGGTCATCGCACCCGCGAGATCCAGCCGCTGCCAGCTCCCCCCGTCGCCCTGCTCGTCCAGCACCGAGCCGGAGGGGATCTGGGTGGCGGCCAGCACGGCACGCCGCTGGGCTCCGGTGAGCTTCGGGTGCGAGGTGCGCAGCAGGTCCTGCGCCCCGTCCGGAACGGCGGGCGGCCGGCCCTCGGCGGCGATGTGCGGGAAGCCGTAGGTCAGCCGCTCCTTGTACACCTTGAGCGCCTCGGCCGTCGGGAGGTACGGCGTCCCCCGGGCCGCGCACCGTGCGAGCGAACCGCCCGCTCCGGCCTCACGGCACTTCTGCCCGAGGACCGAACGCAGCTCCGTCCCGGCCTCTTCCAGGAGTGTGCGGAACTCCGGGTCGGACCAGCGCAGCTGGGCTGTCTTCTCGCCGACGATCCGGCCGCCCATGATGTCGGTCGGGTAGTGGAAGGACAGCAGGATGCGGTTGTTCCCGTACTCGGAGGCGCGCGCCAGGATCTGCGGTGCCAGTTCGGGCAGCAGGGTGGCGAGGACGATGCCCTGCGCGTAGCCGTGACTGGTGTGGCCGCTCGGGAAGGAGCCGTCGCCCGCGAGACCGGCGTAGCCGCCGGGGCTGTCCCACGGCTCGATGAGTCCCTTGTCGTCGGTGAACCCCATCCGGACGAAGGGCCGCTTGTACTGGTAGTTGTTCTTGGCGGTCTGGTACCAGTCGGCCGACGAGGTCGCGGTGTGTTCGACGCGGCCGGACAGCAGCGCCTGGGTCTTGGGGAGTTCACCGTTCTTCAGCGCCTGGCCGTAGAGCCGGCCGAGGGTGGTGCCCAGTCCGTCCGCCATGGTGCGGTAGGGACTGTTCGCGCCGTCCACGAGTGCCTTGTGGACCTGGGGGTCGGCGGGCCCGGAGGGGGCGTTGTTGATGTCGACGACCGTCCGGTCGTCGAGCGCGGCCAGCTCCTCGTACGTCGTCCCCTTCGGCAGGACCTCGTTGGCCCCCATGATCGACGGCTCGTCCCGGGCGGCGTCGAACGAGCGCAGCAGCCAGGTGAAGTAGTCGCCGCCGCCGGGCGCGACGGGCTGGGTGTCGGAGGCGTACGAGGTGCCCAGCTGCTCGTCGCTGAAGGGCAGGGAGCCGGTGGTCTGCGCGAGGTGGCCGGGCCCGAAGTAGACGTCCGAGCTGGTGCTGTTGCACTGGTGGACCTCGACGGCCAGGGTGTTGGTCCCCACGCGCAGGGCCGACGCCGGAACGCCGAAGCGGGCGGTGACCGGGTCGCCCTCGCCGGAGGTCCCGTCCGGGGTCTCGTACTGGAGGTTCTTCGTGATCTTTCCGTCGCCGTGGCCGGCGATGCGCCGGCCGTTGAGATAGACGGTCACGGTGTCGTCGTAGACGACCGTGCCGAGCAGCCCGCCGGTCGCGTCGAGGGAGTCGCGGTCCATCGAGAACGAGGTCCGGAAGAAGTACGCCTCGGTACTGTCGCCGCCGTCCTTGCGGAGCCTCAGCTTGGTCCGGACGGGGAAGCCGGTCCCGAGATCCGTGCCGTCGTTCTTCGCCCCGAAGGGGCCGGAGGCCGTCTTCCAGGGGACGTCCCCCGCGTCGAAGCCGGTCCTCGTCCAGGCCGTGCGGTCCTCGTCCCCGCGCGCCGGGTCGACGCCCGGGGTGTCGAGGTAGCTCCAGGTGGCCGAGGCGTCGACGACGGGCTTGCCGACACGGAGATCGTCGAGCCACCCTGCGGTCACGGAGCCGGACTTGGCGTGCGCGTCGTCGTAGCGCAGCAGGATCTCGCTGACGTGCTTCCCGGCGAGGGCGTCGAGACCGGCCGAGACGGTGTTCCACTTCCCCGGGGTGAGCGTCCCGTTCGCCGTCCGCACCTCGTGGGTACGGGGATGGCGGCCGTCGGGGTCGGTGTAGAGGACGTCGAGCGCGACGTGGGCGGAGTCGGCGTCGTCCGGGCGGACCGCGTAGCTCAGCCGCGACCCGCGCACGAGCGGGACGTCGAGGCCGGAGCGCAGGACCACCGTGGCGGAGGCCGGTCCGGGGGCGAGGACCCGGCCCGCGTACCGCAGCGCGGCCGAACCGTCCGCCGCACCGACGGAGTCGGCGTTCTCGACCCGGGCCCCGAGGGCCGAGGGAGCGGACCCCGCGGAACTGCGCAGGGTCCAGTCGGCCAGCTGGAGCTTCGAACGGTCACCGGCCGAACCCTCGCACCGGTCGGCGCAGTTGTCGGTGATGCGGAGCTGGTAGTGGCGGTACGCGTGCGTGGCGCCGACCGGATAGAAGTTGCTCTGCCCCCGGGCGCCGAAGAGCTGTTCCTTCTCCTGGTCCAGGACGTGCCACGAGGTGTCGTCCGCATCCGTGGCGGCGGATTCGCTGTCGCTGCCGAGGACGGTCCACGCGGCCGGGTCGCGCGGCGGCGCGTCGTTCGCGGAGGTGAGGGAGTAGCCGGTGACGGCCGCCGGGGTGCGCAGGGTGTAGATCGCGTAGACGGGCTCGTCCCCGGTGGGCCGTCCGCTGTCACGGGCGTACCACTTGGTGCCGGAGTCCTGATCCGCGAGGCTGGTCACGCCTTCCCGCGCGCTCGCGTCGTTGGGGTGGCCCGAACGCACGTCGCGCACGGTGGTGGTGACGCGGGTTGTCTCGCCGCGCAGGTTCCGGGTCTGCCCGCGGGCCGGGAATCCTGCGGGCACGGGCGTCCCGGGCTCGTACGAGGTGGCCCAGTACCCGCCCGCCGCCACGGCCGCGTCCGCCGCGCCGGACGGGGCGGCGGACGCGGCCGGGCCCGGCCCCGCCATGAGCGACGCCGCTACGAGCACGGCGACGACGGCACCGCTGCCCGCGTCCCTGCCACGTCTGCTGAACACCCGCACGGCTCGCCTCTTCTCGGTGGACAACGTTGTCACGAGCGAGCCTGAGGGTTCGGTAGGAGACATGTCAACGACCAGGAGGCCGCGGTGTCCTGTTCGCGCCACTCAGGTCGAACGGCGGTCGGCCCGGGTGCCGCGCGTCGCGGGGGTCAGGGAGCGGCGCCTGTCGAATCCGCCCCCGCCGGCAACTGCCCGGTCGCCGTGGTGGCCGTGCCGGCCGCAGTGCCCGTGCCGGGCGTGCCGGCCGCAGTGAGCGCGATACGGGCGGACCAGGTCAGGGCTGCTGTTGCGGTCAGGGCCAGGAGCGGAACGGCGAAGCCGGCTCGCGCGCCGCCCGGACCGTCGACGAGCCGGCCCACCAGCGCGGCGGAGACGGCGATGCCCGCCGCGCACGCGGAGTTCGTCCAGGTGAAGGCCTGGGTGAGGACCGACCGGTCCATCGTCGCCTCGACGAGCGTCGAGGCGACGATGATGCACGGCGCGACTCCGGCGCCGGGCAGCAGGAGGGCGAGTCCGAGCTGCCAGGGGGAACCGGCCAGCATCGGCAGCAGTGACGCGCAGGCGAGAAAGGCCAGGATCAGGGGCAGCCGGTGCTCGGGACGGGTGCGCCCGTGGCGACGCCCGTGGACCAGACCGGCCAGCAGACCGGCCGCGCTCATCAGGCCGTAGAGCAACCCGGCTGCCGGGGCGGCGTGGTGGGCGTCGGCGAAGGCGCTCACCGAGACCTGCATCGAGCCGAAGAAGATGCCCAGAGCGAGGTTGACCGTCAGCAGCGTGACGAAGCTCCGGGTCCACAGACGCTTCGGGCCCCGGACGGCCTCGCGGCCCCGGACGGTCTTGCGGCCCCGGACGGTCTTGCGGCCCGGGGCGGTCCTCGCGGCCGGCGACGGGGCCGTACGGCGCAGCGCCGCGAAAACGAGTCCGGCCCCGACGACGAGCACCCCCGCCAGCACTGTGCCCGCGGCCGGATGCAGCCGGGTCGCCGTCAGTACCGCGAGGGCGGGCCCGAGGAGGAAGGCGAGATCGTTGCTCATCGTTTCGAGGGCGAAGGCCGGGGCGAGTTCGGCTCGGCCGTGCAGCAGGGCCGACCAGCGGGCCGCGGAGAGCGCGCCGATCTGCGGGACGGTCGCCCCGGCGGCGAGACCAGCCGCCATGAGCGGCACCACGGACGCCGCCGTCAGGGCCAGCGCGACCAGGGCGCTGATCGCTGCGGCGTGTGCGCACAGGAGGGGGACGAGGACGCGCGGCTGTCCGAACCGGTCCATGAGACGGGCCGTCTGCGGGCCCACCAGGGTCTCCGCCACGGCGAACGAGCCGGTGACCAGGCCGGCCGCTCCGAAGGACCCGGTCTCGGCATGGACCAGCCA includes these proteins:
- a CDS encoding DUF4097 family beta strand repeat-containing protein; its protein translation is MPSFDTPEPISVDAHVYAGSIQFAAADRLDTVVEVRPRDPQKDQDMRAADQAEVTYTSGVLVIRTPKPRYLVGRTGAVDVTVELPTGSGVELTGAWLQVLGEGRLGEVRVKTSSGDVRLDTTGPLRLTASHGSITVDRIEGTAEITTSSGSLRVGLIDGPGVLKNSHGTTTVGAATGDLRVKAAHGDVDIARAEASVAATTAHGTLRVADVARGTVHLETSYGAIEVGIREGTAAWLDASSGSGQVRNTLTSSETPGKAEDTVEVRARTRNGNIDVLRAKA
- a CDS encoding phosphatase PAP2 family protein, whose amino-acid sequence is MAGPGPAASAAPSGAADAAVAAGGYWATSYEPGTPVPAGFPARGQTRNLRGETTRVTTTVRDVRSGHPNDASAREGVTSLADQDSGTKWYARDSGRPTGDEPVYAIYTLRTPAAVTGYSLTSANDAPPRDPAAWTVLGSDSESAATDADDTSWHVLDQEKEQLFGARGQSNFYPVGATHAYRHYQLRITDNCADRCEGSAGDRSKLQLADWTLRSSAGSAPSALGARVENADSVGAADGSAALRYAGRVLAPGPASATVVLRSGLDVPLVRGSRLSYAVRPDDADSAHVALDVLYTDPDGRHPRTHEVRTANGTLTPGKWNTVSAGLDALAGKHVSEILLRYDDAHAKSGSVTAGWLDDLRVGKPVVDASATWSYLDTPGVDPARGDEDRTAWTRTGFDAGDVPWKTASGPFGAKNDGTDLGTGFPVRTKLRLRKDGGDSTEAYFFRTSFSMDRDSLDATGGLLGTVVYDDTVTVYLNGRRIAGHGDGKITKNLQYETPDGTSGEGDPVTARFGVPASALRVGTNTLAVEVHQCNSTSSDVYFGPGHLAQTTGSLPFSDEQLGTSYASDTQPVAPGGGDYFTWLLRSFDAARDEPSIMGANEVLPKGTTYEELAALDDRTVVDINNAPSGPADPQVHKALVDGANSPYRTMADGLGTTLGRLYGQALKNGELPKTQALLSGRVEHTATSSADWYQTAKNNYQYKRPFVRMGFTDDKGLIEPWDSPGGYAGLAGDGSFPSGHTSHGYAQGIVLATLLPELAPQILARASEYGNNRILLSFHYPTDIMGGRIVGEKTAQLRWSDPEFRTLLEEAGTELRSVLGQKCREAGAGGSLARCAARGTPYLPTAEALKVYKERLTYGFPHIAAEGRPPAVPDGAQDLLRTSHPKLTGAQRRAVLAATQIPSGSVLDEQGDGGSWQRLDLAGAMTAKVTAHHDGTLTVNGVRVNAEGVRTGE
- a CDS encoding MFS transporter, whose translation is MRTPGAVAFFLAAAPARVGVAMAGLGIVWLVHAETGSFGAAGLVTGSFAVAETLVGPQTARLMDRFGQPRVLVPLLCAHAAAISALVALALTAASVVPLMAAGLAAGATVPQIGALSAARWSALLHGRAELAPAFALETMSNDLAFLLGPALAVLTATRLHPAAGTVLAGVLVVGAGLVFAALRRTAPSPAARTAPGRKTVRGRKTVRGREAVRGPKRLWTRSFVTLLTVNLALGIFFGSMQVSVSAFADAHHAAPAAGLLYGLMSAAGLLAGLVHGRRHGRTRPEHRLPLILAFLACASLLPMLAGSPWQLGLALLLPGAGVAPCIIVASTLVEATMDRSVLTQAFTWTNSACAAGIAVSAALVGRLVDGPGGARAGFAVPLLALTATAALTWSARIALTAAGTPGTGTAAGTATTATGQLPAGADSTGAAP
- a CDS encoding ABC transporter permease, producing the protein MSTLPLAARDCTTMLRRNLLHARRYPSLTLNLLLTPVMLLLLFVYIFGGVMSAGIGGGGGDRSQYIAYIVPGILLMTVGSTVVGTAVSVSTDMTEGIIARFRTMAIHRGSVLVGHVVGSVLQAVMSVILVGAVGVAIGFRSTDATPLEWLAALGLLVLFATALTWIAVGMGLISPNAEAAGNNAMPMILLPLLSSAFIPLDTMPAWFRPIAEYQPFTPAIETLRGLLLGTEIGNNGWLTIAWSLALIALGYRWSTTTFNRDPK
- a CDS encoding MDR family MFS transporter codes for the protein MSNRQILQAMSGLMAGMFVAILAGTVVANALPRIIADLGASQSAYTWVVTSELLAMTATVPLWGKLADLFNQKLLLQLSLGLFVVGSLVAGFSQDVNTLIVSRVIQGIGAGGLTALAQIVMAAIIPPRRLGKYAGIFGAVFAVGTVAGPLIGGVLVDTSWLGWRWCFFVGVPFALAGILLLQRTLKLPTVRRQVRIDWLGAFLIVAGVCALLIWTSLAGNNFDWASWQTAALVLTGVVLLTAAVFVESRAAEPIIPLDIFRNRTVTLTTLGSFFVGIAMFAGTVFLSQYFQISLGKSPTVAGLMSLPLIGGLLVSSTVAGQIIAATGKWKRYLVAGAVIMTAGLGMLSTIDADTHFGLLSVYMAFMGIGVGMLMQNLVLAAQNDVPAHELGAATSVLSFFRSLGGTIGTSVLGAVLANRVASEMSKGLAENGIPAPSGGHGSAVPDMTTLPEPMKNIVEHAYGVATGDLFLIATPFAFLGLLAVLFVREKPLKTTSGMERLAAEAAPDSEVPAERPLLDKAPAARQGEAGSPETTRH
- a CDS encoding TetR family transcriptional regulator, with product MPTKNPSASGPPERRKPSSPGLRERKKRATRNALAEAAVRLAAVHGVENVTVEAISEAAGVSPRTFFNYFPSHDDAFVLIDEEVGERVRESVRLAPADRPPLDVIRDALTDELDGFEQRKEFWALQAKVFQRSPHLIQRGLQAQVADQRALAAAIADWLAAGAPATDVTSGDTGAPSRTAGDSLFPQLLAAIAQTAVRVAIEHWCDHPGEVQLAATFQEVFAQLAQGLPRPPG
- a CDS encoding trans-aconitate 2-methyltransferase, whose protein sequence is MSDRALSFGAIAQAYERFRPGYPVELFDVVTGYAGRPVTTALEIGAGTGKATRLLARRGVSVTATDPDAAMLAELRKHVPPGVRTVCAAFEDLRPGESHGLVYAAAALHWTNPAGRWSRVAGLLEPGGVFASFAGPMGLVDPAVEEAVRAARAPFLESDDVPSPDGTAAGHPMQWPGTELQRSEWFTGVRQSVIERNLTMSAGDYVGYLSTVSAYLMLPQPQQARVLGQILRVLPGTVEIAADIVVHLARRRDER